The following proteins are encoded in a genomic region of Stutzerimonas balearica DSM 6083:
- a CDS encoding ethanolamine ammonia-lyase subunit EutB, with translation MTYSHSVGGTTWRFDDLREVMAKASPARSGDLLAGVAAGSDAERVAAQMCLADVPLRRFLEEALIPYESDEVTRLIIDSHDAAAFAPISHLTVGDFRNWLLGEEADESSLKALAPGLTPEMVAAVSKIMRVQDLILVAQKVRVVTRFRNSIGLAGRMSTRLQPNHPTDDGAGIAASILDGLLYGNGDAVIGINPATDSTAGICELLKMLDAVISRYGIPTQGCILTHVTTSIEAINRGAPLDLVFQSIAGTEAANASFGINLATLQEGYEAGLSQKRGTLGDNLMYFETGQGSALSANAHHGVDQQTCEARAYAVARRYKPLLVNTVVGFIGPEYLYNGKQIIRAGLEDHFCGKLLGVPMGCDICYTNHAEADQDDMDMLLTLLGTAGINFIMGIPGSDDVMLNYQTTSFHDALYVRQVLGLKPAPEFEEWLAKMQILRQDGNHLQLGRDLPEAFRRALEQQA, from the coding sequence ATGACGTACTCGCACAGCGTGGGCGGCACCACCTGGCGCTTCGACGATCTGCGCGAGGTGATGGCCAAGGCCAGCCCGGCGCGCTCCGGCGACCTGCTCGCCGGGGTCGCGGCGGGCAGCGACGCCGAGCGAGTGGCGGCGCAGATGTGCCTGGCCGATGTGCCGCTCAGGCGTTTTCTCGAAGAAGCACTGATCCCGTACGAAAGCGATGAAGTCACCCGGCTGATCATCGACAGTCATGACGCCGCCGCCTTCGCGCCGATCAGCCACCTGACCGTGGGCGATTTCCGCAACTGGCTGCTCGGCGAGGAGGCGGACGAGTCGTCGCTGAAAGCCCTCGCACCGGGGCTGACGCCGGAGATGGTCGCCGCGGTGTCGAAGATCATGCGCGTGCAGGACCTGATCCTCGTCGCGCAGAAGGTCCGCGTCGTCACCCGCTTTCGCAACAGCATCGGCCTGGCCGGACGCATGTCCACCCGGCTGCAGCCGAACCATCCCACCGACGACGGCGCCGGCATCGCCGCGAGCATTCTCGACGGCCTGCTCTACGGCAACGGCGACGCGGTGATCGGCATCAACCCGGCCACCGACAGCACCGCCGGCATCTGCGAGCTGCTGAAGATGCTCGACGCGGTGATCAGCCGCTACGGGATCCCGACCCAGGGTTGCATCCTCACCCATGTCACCACCTCCATCGAGGCGATCAACCGCGGCGCGCCGCTGGACCTGGTGTTCCAGTCCATCGCCGGCACCGAGGCGGCCAACGCCAGCTTCGGCATCAACCTGGCAACGCTGCAGGAAGGCTACGAGGCCGGCCTGTCGCAGAAGCGCGGCACCCTCGGCGACAACCTCATGTATTTCGAGACCGGCCAGGGCAGCGCGCTCTCGGCCAACGCCCATCACGGCGTCGATCAGCAGACCTGCGAAGCCCGCGCCTACGCCGTCGCACGCCGCTACAAGCCGCTGCTGGTGAACACCGTGGTCGGCTTCATCGGCCCGGAATACCTCTACAACGGCAAGCAGATCATCCGCGCCGGGCTGGAGGACCACTTCTGCGGCAAGCTGCTCGGCGTGCCCATGGGTTGCGACATCTGCTACACCAACCACGCCGAAGCCGACCAGGACGACATGGACATGCTGTTGACCCTGCTCGGCACGGCGGGCATCAACTTCATCATGGGCATCCCGGGCTCGGACGACGTGATGCTCAACTACCAGACCACCTCCTTTCACGACGCCCTCTACGTGCGTCAGGTGCTCGGCCTCAAGCCCGCACCGGAATTCGAGGAGTGGCTGGCGAAGATGCAGATCCTCCGACAGGACGGCAATCACCTGCAGCTCGGCCGGGACCTGCCCGAAGCCTTCCGCCGGGCGCTGGAGCAGCAGGCATGA
- a CDS encoding phosphotransferase encodes MDSQAEVIDFLSRPASYGEPDGVVERIDTHGSVIFLHGRRAYKLKRAVAYAALDFRSRESRERACRAELVVNRRTAPTLYLEVRSIDRAGTGGLVFDGGGEHALDWVVVMRRFPQDALFERLASSGNLNVDLAERLGDEIARFHAAAEVTPTFGGAQGIAEVIAENHRELRRYPALLEAEAVERLHRGALDALEQLAPLLERRRLAGCVRRCHGDLRLANICLLDGQPTLFDGIEFSERLACIDVLFDLAFVLMDLDHHGLAVLGEHLLRRYLRHGEVPDDVRPLPLFLSLRAATRSFTQACSAGRQPNAQLAADKARRAQALLRQAEHYLERLGAPTDLAIAQTTVDHRSRP; translated from the coding sequence ATGGATAGCCAGGCCGAGGTCATCGACTTTCTTTCCCGCCCGGCCAGCTATGGCGAGCCGGACGGTGTCGTCGAGCGCATCGACACCCACGGGTCGGTGATCTTTCTGCATGGCCGCCGGGCCTACAAGCTCAAGCGTGCGGTGGCCTATGCGGCGCTGGACTTTCGCAGCCGCGAGAGCCGCGAGCGGGCCTGTCGCGCCGAACTGGTGGTGAATCGCCGCACTGCGCCGACGCTGTATCTGGAAGTGCGCTCGATCGACCGCGCCGGCACCGGCGGGCTGGTGTTCGATGGTGGCGGTGAGCACGCGCTGGACTGGGTGGTGGTAATGCGCCGCTTCCCGCAGGACGCCCTGTTCGAACGCCTCGCCAGCAGCGGCAACCTCAACGTCGACCTAGCTGAGCGCCTGGGCGACGAGATCGCGCGCTTTCATGCTGCCGCCGAGGTCACGCCGACCTTTGGCGGCGCGCAGGGCATCGCCGAAGTCATCGCCGAAAACCACCGCGAACTGCGCCGCTACCCGGCGCTGCTCGAGGCCGAGGCCGTCGAACGCCTGCACCGTGGCGCGCTCGACGCGCTCGAACAGCTCGCCCCGCTGCTCGAACGACGCCGCCTCGCTGGCTGCGTGCGGCGTTGCCATGGCGACCTACGCCTGGCCAACATCTGCCTGCTCGACGGCCAGCCGACGCTGTTCGACGGCATCGAGTTCAGCGAGCGGCTGGCCTGCATCGATGTGCTATTCGATCTCGCCTTCGTCCTCATGGACCTCGATCACCACGGCCTCGCCGTCCTCGGTGAACACCTGCTGCGCCGCTACCTGCGCCACGGCGAAGTGCCGGATGACGTCCGTCCGCTACCCTTGTTCCTGTCGCTGCGCGCGGCCACCCGCTCGTTTACCCAGGCCTGCAGCGCCGGCCGCCAGCCCAACGCGCAACTCGCCGCGGACAAGGCGCGTCGCGCCCAGGCGCTGTTGCGGCAGGCCGAGCACTACCTGGAACGGCTCGGCGCACCAACCGACCTGGCCATCGCCCAAACGACCGTCGACCACAGGAGCCGCCCATGA
- the ubiX gene encoding flavin prenyltransferase UbiX: MSGPERITLAMTGASGAQYGLRLLDCLIQEDREVHFLISKAAQLVMATETDVVLPAKPQAMQAFLSEYTGAAAGQIRVFAKEDWMAPPASGSGAPTAMVVVPCSTGTLSAIASGACNNLIERAADVTLKERRQLILVPREAPYSSIHLENMLKLSNLGAVILPASPGFYHQPQTIDDLVDFVVARILNLLNIPQDMLPRWGEHHLVSED; encoded by the coding sequence ATGAGCGGACCGGAACGCATCACTTTAGCCATGACCGGCGCCTCCGGCGCGCAGTACGGTTTGCGCCTGCTCGATTGCCTGATCCAGGAAGACCGCGAGGTGCACTTTCTGATCTCCAAGGCCGCGCAACTGGTGATGGCCACCGAGACCGACGTGGTATTGCCGGCCAAGCCCCAGGCCATGCAGGCCTTCCTCTCCGAGTACACCGGCGCGGCGGCCGGGCAGATCCGCGTGTTCGCCAAGGAGGACTGGATGGCCCCGCCGGCGTCCGGCTCCGGCGCACCGACGGCGATGGTGGTGGTGCCCTGTTCCACCGGCACGTTGTCGGCCATCGCCAGCGGCGCCTGCAACAACCTGATCGAACGCGCCGCCGACGTCACCCTCAAGGAGCGCCGCCAGCTGATCTTGGTCCCGCGCGAGGCGCCCTATTCGAGCATTCATCTGGAAAACATGCTCAAGCTGTCGAACCTGGGCGCGGTGATCCTGCCGGCCTCGCCGGGCTTCTATCACCAGCCGCAGACGATCGACGATCTGGTGGATTTCGTCGTCGCGCGCATCCTCAACCTGCTCAATATTCCGCAGGACATGCTGCCGCGCTGGGGCGAGCATCATCTGGTCAGCGAAGACTGA
- a CDS encoding YceK/YidQ family lipoprotein — MLGAGLLVLGIALSGGCATVRTLDAAKPGAPLVYAGTRLDWYSLNGGCCPVERFGAEAPRHAALDLPASALLDTLLLPFSLAAALGFSLGVTGGL, encoded by the coding sequence GTGCTAGGTGCCGGCCTGCTGGTGCTGGGCATCGCACTGAGCGGCGGTTGCGCGACGGTGCGCACGTTGGATGCGGCCAAGCCCGGCGCACCGCTGGTGTATGCCGGCACGCGGCTGGATTGGTACAGCCTCAACGGCGGGTGCTGCCCGGTCGAGCGTTTTGGCGCCGAGGCGCCACGGCATGCCGCGCTGGATCTGCCGGCCAGCGCATTGCTCGATACCCTGCTGCTGCCATTTTCGTTGGCCGCCGCGCTGGGCTTCAGCCTTGGCGTCACCGGCGGGCTCTGA
- the mpl gene encoding UDP-N-acetylmuramate:L-alanyl-gamma-D-glutamyl-meso-diaminopimelate ligase produces MHIHILGICGTFMGSLAVLAKELGHRVTGSDANVYPPMSTQLEAQGIELMQGYEPAHLEPAPDLVVVGNAMSRGNPAVEYVLNKGLPYVSGPQWLADHVLQGRWVLAAAGTHGKTTTSSMLAWVLEHAGMSPGFLIGGVPQNFGISARLGGTPFFVVEADEYDSAFFDKRSKFVHYRPRTAILNNLEFDHADIFPDLGAIERQFHHLVRTVPGEGLIIHPESETALKRVIGMGCWTPVQTTGNGGQWQAKLLSADGSRFEVIFDGEVQGVVDWELTGQHNVNNALATLAAARHVGVLPKQGAEALSEFRSVKRRMEKVAEVNGVTIYDDFAHHPTAIATTLDGLRKRVGDTPIIAVVEPRSNSMKLGAHREGLAESVALADQAIWYAPANLGWDLAATVAGSPVPTTVCDSLEAIIAKVKAAATPGTQVVVMSNGGFGGLHNKLAAALA; encoded by the coding sequence ATGCATATCCATATTCTCGGTATCTGCGGCACCTTCATGGGCTCGCTCGCGGTGCTGGCCAAGGAACTCGGCCATCGCGTCACCGGCTCCGACGCCAACGTCTATCCGCCGATGAGCACGCAACTCGAGGCGCAGGGCATCGAACTGATGCAGGGCTACGAGCCGGCGCATCTGGAACCGGCACCCGATCTGGTGGTGGTGGGCAACGCCATGTCGCGTGGCAACCCGGCAGTCGAATACGTGCTGAACAAGGGCCTGCCCTACGTCTCCGGCCCGCAATGGCTGGCCGATCACGTGCTGCAGGGGCGCTGGGTGCTGGCGGCGGCCGGTACCCATGGCAAGACCACCACCAGCAGCATGCTGGCCTGGGTGCTGGAACATGCCGGCATGAGCCCGGGCTTTCTCATCGGTGGCGTGCCGCAGAACTTCGGCATCTCCGCGCGTCTGGGCGGTACGCCGTTCTTTGTTGTGGAGGCCGACGAATACGACAGCGCTTTCTTCGACAAGCGCAGCAAGTTCGTCCATTACCGTCCGCGCACCGCAATCCTGAACAATCTGGAGTTCGATCACGCGGATATCTTCCCCGATCTCGGCGCCATCGAGCGGCAGTTCCATCACCTGGTGCGCACCGTGCCGGGCGAAGGGCTGATCATCCATCCCGAGTCGGAAACGGCGCTCAAGCGCGTCATCGGCATGGGCTGCTGGACACCGGTGCAGACCACCGGCAACGGCGGCCAGTGGCAGGCGAAGCTCCTCAGCGCCGACGGCTCGCGCTTCGAAGTGATCTTCGACGGGGAGGTGCAGGGCGTCGTCGACTGGGAGCTGACCGGCCAACACAACGTCAACAATGCGCTGGCGACGTTGGCGGCGGCACGGCATGTCGGCGTACTGCCGAAGCAGGGTGCCGAGGCGCTCAGCGAATTCCGTAGCGTCAAGCGGCGCATGGAGAAGGTCGCCGAGGTCAATGGCGTGACCATCTATGACGACTTCGCCCATCACCCGACCGCCATCGCCACCACTCTGGACGGCCTGCGCAAGCGCGTCGGCGATACGCCGATCATCGCCGTGGTCGAGCCGCGTTCGAACTCGATGAAGCTCGGCGCGCACCGCGAGGGCCTGGCCGAGTCGGTGGCGCTGGCCGATCAGGCGATCTGGTACGCACCGGCCAACCTCGGCTGGGACCTGGCCGCGACCGTCGCCGGCTCGCCGGTGCCGACCACGGTCTGCGATTCGCTGGAAGCGATCATCGCCAAGGTCAAGGCCGCCGCCACGCCGGGCACCCAGGTGGTGGTGATGAGCAACGGTGGTTTCGGTGGGCTGCACAACAAGCTGGCCGCGGCGTTGGCGTAG
- the eat gene encoding ethanolamine permease — MALEHSRSAPPQHAIDFETVGSSYFQERELKKGAAGWVLLVGLGVAYVISGDYAGWNFGLAQGGWGGLFIATLLMATMYLCMCFSLAELSSMVPTAGGGYGFARTAFGPLGGFLTGTAILIEYAIAPAAIAVFIGAYCESLFGIGGWMIYLAFYIVFIGIHIFGVGEALKLMFIITAVAALALAVFIVAMVPHFSVDKLLDIAPTTAAGASNFLPYGYVGIWAAIPYAIWFFLAVEGVPLAAEETKNPQRDMPRGLIGAMLILVAFAGLILLVGPGGAGSSTLVASGNPLVEALTTAYGSSTWMSGFVNLVGLAGLIASFFSIIFAYSRQIFALSRAGYLPRNLSLTNKNKAPVLALVIPGVIGFLLSLTGQGDLLILVAVFGATISYVLMMASHIVLRLRRPDLHRPYRTPGGIVTSGVALVLACIAVIAGFLVDPRVVIGAAIIYGIFIAYFAIYSRHHLVAGTPEEEFAAIEQAEATLK, encoded by the coding sequence ATGGCCCTCGAACACAGCCGCTCCGCGCCACCGCAGCATGCGATCGATTTCGAAACCGTTGGCAGTAGCTATTTCCAGGAACGCGAACTGAAGAAAGGCGCCGCCGGCTGGGTGCTGCTGGTCGGCCTTGGCGTCGCCTATGTGATTTCCGGCGACTACGCCGGCTGGAACTTCGGCCTCGCCCAGGGCGGTTGGGGCGGGCTGTTCATCGCCACGCTGCTGATGGCGACCATGTACCTGTGCATGTGTTTCTCGCTGGCCGAGCTGTCCTCGATGGTCCCGACCGCGGGCGGCGGCTATGGTTTTGCCCGCACCGCCTTCGGCCCATTGGGCGGATTCCTCACCGGCACGGCGATCCTCATCGAATACGCCATCGCGCCGGCGGCGATCGCCGTGTTCATCGGCGCCTATTGCGAGTCGCTGTTCGGCATCGGCGGCTGGATGATCTATCTGGCCTTCTACATCGTCTTCATCGGCATCCATATCTTCGGCGTCGGCGAGGCGCTGAAGCTGATGTTCATCATCACCGCCGTCGCCGCCCTTGCCCTGGCGGTGTTCATCGTCGCCATGGTGCCGCACTTCTCGGTGGACAAGCTGCTCGATATCGCGCCGACCACCGCTGCCGGTGCCAGCAACTTCCTGCCCTATGGCTATGTCGGCATCTGGGCGGCGATTCCCTACGCGATCTGGTTCTTCCTCGCCGTGGAAGGCGTGCCGCTGGCCGCCGAGGAAACCAAGAACCCGCAGCGCGACATGCCCCGCGGGCTGATCGGCGCCATGCTGATTCTGGTCGCCTTCGCCGGGCTGATCTTGCTGGTCGGCCCTGGCGGCGCCGGTTCCAGCACCCTGGTGGCATCCGGCAACCCGCTGGTGGAAGCGCTGACCACGGCCTACGGCTCGTCCACCTGGATGAGCGGCTTCGTCAACCTGGTCGGCCTGGCCGGGCTCATCGCCAGCTTCTTCTCGATCATCTTCGCCTACTCGCGGCAGATCTTTGCCCTGTCGCGGGCCGGCTACCTGCCGCGCAACCTATCGCTGACCAACAAGAACAAGGCGCCGGTGCTGGCCCTGGTGATCCCCGGTGTGATCGGCTTCCTGCTCTCGCTGACCGGCCAGGGCGACCTGCTGATCCTCGTCGCGGTGTTCGGCGCGACCATCTCCTACGTGTTGATGATGGCTTCGCACATCGTGCTGCGCCTGCGCCGGCCGGATCTGCATCGCCCGTACCGGACACCCGGCGGCATCGTCACCTCGGGCGTGGCGCTGGTACTGGCCTGCATCGCGGTCATCGCGGGCTTCCTGGTCGATCCGCGGGTGGTGATCGGCGCCGCGATCATCTACGGGATCTTCATCGCCTATTTCGCGATCTACAGTCGGCACCACCTGGTGGCCGGCACGCCGGAGGAAGAGTTCGCGGCGATCGAGCAGGCCGAGGCGACACTCAAGTAG
- the exaC gene encoding acetaldehyde dehydrogenase ExaC — protein sequence MRYAHPGTEGAKVNFKSRYGNFINGQFVEPVGGQYFTNLSPVNGQPIAEFPRSDAADIEKALDAAHAAADAWGKTSVQARSLILLQIADRIEQNLEMLAVTETWDNGKAVRETLNADIPLAADHFRYFAGCIRAQEGTAAEIDEHTAAYHFHEPLGVVGQIIPWNFPILMAAWKLAPALAAGNCVVLKPAEQTPLGINVLLECIGDLLPPGVLNVVHGFGREAGEALASSKRIAKIAFTGSTPVGSHIMKRAAESIIPSTVELGGKSPNIYFEDIMQAEPAFIEKAAEGLVLGFFNQGEVCTCPSRALVQESIYAPFMEAVMKKVAQIKRGDPLDTDTMVGAQASQQQFDKIMSYLDIAREEGAEVLTGGAAEKLEGSLATGYYIQPTLLKGTNKMRVFQEEIFGPVIGVTTFKDEAEALAIANDTEYGLGAGVWTRDINRAYRMGRAIKAGRVWTNCYHLYPAHAAFGGYKKSGVGRETHKMILDHYQQTKNLLVSYDINPLGFF from the coding sequence ATGCGTTACGCCCATCCCGGCACCGAGGGTGCCAAGGTCAATTTCAAATCCCGCTACGGCAACTTCATCAATGGCCAGTTCGTCGAGCCGGTCGGTGGCCAGTACTTCACCAATCTTTCGCCGGTCAACGGCCAGCCCATCGCCGAATTCCCGCGTTCGGACGCCGCCGACATCGAGAAGGCTCTGGACGCCGCCCATGCCGCCGCCGACGCCTGGGGCAAGACCAGCGTGCAGGCGCGCTCGCTGATCCTGTTGCAGATCGCCGACCGTATCGAGCAGAACCTGGAGATGCTCGCCGTCACTGAAACCTGGGACAACGGCAAGGCGGTGCGCGAGACGCTGAACGCCGATATCCCGCTGGCGGCTGACCACTTCCGTTACTTCGCCGGCTGCATCCGCGCCCAGGAAGGCACCGCCGCCGAGATCGACGAACACACCGCGGCCTATCACTTCCACGAGCCGCTGGGCGTGGTCGGGCAGATCATTCCGTGGAACTTCCCGATCCTGATGGCCGCCTGGAAGCTCGCCCCGGCGCTGGCCGCCGGCAACTGCGTGGTGCTCAAACCGGCCGAGCAGACCCCGCTGGGCATCAACGTGCTGCTCGAATGCATCGGCGATCTGCTGCCGCCGGGCGTGCTCAACGTGGTGCACGGCTTTGGCCGTGAGGCCGGCGAGGCACTGGCCTCGAGCAAGCGCATCGCCAAGATCGCCTTCACCGGCTCCACTCCGGTGGGCTCGCACATCATGAAGCGCGCCGCAGAGAGCATCATCCCGAGCACCGTAGAGCTGGGCGGCAAGAGCCCGAACATCTATTTCGAGGACATCATGCAGGCCGAACCGGCCTTCATCGAAAAGGCCGCCGAGGGGCTGGTGCTGGGTTTCTTCAACCAGGGCGAGGTGTGTACCTGCCCGTCGCGCGCGCTGGTGCAGGAATCCATCTACGCGCCGTTCATGGAAGCGGTGATGAAAAAGGTCGCGCAGATCAAGCGTGGCGACCCGCTGGACACCGACACCATGGTCGGCGCCCAGGCCAGCCAGCAGCAGTTCGACAAGATCATGTCCTACCTCGATATCGCTCGCGAGGAAGGCGCCGAGGTGCTCACCGGCGGTGCCGCGGAGAAGCTCGAAGGCTCGCTCGCCACCGGCTATTACATCCAGCCGACCCTGCTCAAGGGCACCAACAAGATGCGCGTGTTCCAGGAGGAGATCTTCGGCCCGGTGATCGGCGTCACCACCTTCAAGGACGAGGCCGAGGCGCTGGCCATTGCCAACGACACCGAGTACGGCCTCGGCGCCGGCGTCTGGACCCGCGACATCAACCGCGCCTACCGCATGGGCCGGGCGATCAAGGCGGGCCGCGTGTGGACCAACTGCTACCACCTCTACCCGGCCCACGCGGCGTTCGGGGGTTACAAGAAGTCCGGCGTTGGTCGCGAGACCCACAAGATGATTCTCGACCACTACCAGCAGACCAAGAACCTCTTGGTGAGCTACGACATCAATCCGCTGGGCTTCTTCTGA
- the eutC gene encoding ethanolamine ammonia-lyase subunit EutC, with product MPDRSPTIENPWQHLRQLTPARIALGRAGTSLPTVAQLDFQFAHAQARDAVHLPLDCAALAAELDKHNLDHLQLHSAASDRQTYLQRPDLGRRLDEASAATLDAEAGDGCELALVIADGLSALAVQRHAAPMALKIAEQCQAEGWTLGPISLVEQGRVAVADEIGQRLRARMVVILLGERPGLSSPDSLGLYFTWAPQVGRHDAQRNCISNIRPEGLSYNLAAHRLLYLMREASRRQLSGVQLKDEADVPALDGQPRAGNFLLG from the coding sequence ATGCCCGACCGCTCGCCCACCATCGAAAATCCGTGGCAGCACCTGCGCCAGCTGACCCCGGCGCGCATCGCCCTTGGCCGTGCCGGCACCAGTCTGCCGACGGTGGCGCAGCTGGATTTCCAGTTCGCCCATGCCCAGGCGCGCGACGCCGTGCATCTGCCGCTGGACTGCGCCGCGCTGGCCGCCGAACTGGACAAGCACAATCTCGACCATCTGCAACTGCACAGCGCCGCCAGCGACCGCCAGACCTATCTGCAACGCCCAGACCTCGGCCGACGTCTCGACGAAGCCAGCGCCGCCACGCTCGACGCCGAGGCCGGTGACGGCTGTGAACTGGCGCTGGTGATCGCCGATGGCCTCTCGGCCCTGGCCGTTCAGCGCCACGCCGCACCCATGGCCTTGAAGATCGCAGAACAATGCCAGGCCGAAGGCTGGACACTCGGGCCGATCAGCCTGGTCGAACAGGGCCGCGTGGCGGTGGCCGACGAGATCGGCCAGCGCCTCAGGGCGCGCATGGTGGTGATCCTGCTCGGGGAGCGACCGGGCCTCAGCTCGCCGGACAGCCTGGGCCTTTACTTCACCTGGGCACCGCAGGTCGGCCGGCACGATGCGCAGCGCAACTGCATCTCCAACATCCGCCCCGAGGGGCTGAGCTACAACCTGGCCGCGCACCGCCTGCTCTACCTGATGCGCGAAGCCAGCCGCCGACAGCTATCCGGCGTCCAGCTCAAGGACGAAGCCGACGTGCCGGCGCTGGACGGCCAGCCGCGCGCCGGCAACTTCCTGCTCGGCTGA
- a CDS encoding zinc-dependent peptidase: protein MWSFRAWQRKRILARNPVDADLWQRVLDSLPILDGLSDGELDRLRERAVLFLHDKRLTALPGVELQAEDRLRLALQAQLPLLHLADLGWYHGFHEIVIYPDDFLSPQKHRDAAGVEHEWDAEHSGEAWLQGPVILAWPGVQQSGGWEAYNLVIHELAHKLDMLNGDANGLPPLHRQMRIDAWAAAMQGAYDRLNAALDANPQAETPIDPYAAENPAEFFAVTSEYFFSAPDVLQHAFPEVYAQLAAFYRQDPLARLQRLQRLQAEHPAYREPT, encoded by the coding sequence ATGTGGTCCTTTCGCGCCTGGCAGCGCAAACGCATCCTCGCCCGCAACCCGGTCGATGCCGACCTGTGGCAGCGGGTGCTCGACAGCCTGCCGATTCTCGACGGTCTGAGCGACGGGGAACTCGACCGGCTGCGCGAGCGCGCCGTGCTGTTCCTGCACGACAAGCGCCTCACCGCCCTGCCCGGCGTCGAACTGCAGGCCGAGGACCGCCTGCGCCTGGCACTGCAGGCGCAGTTGCCGCTGCTGCACCTGGCCGATCTCGGCTGGTATCACGGCTTCCACGAGATCGTCATCTACCCCGATGACTTCCTCAGCCCGCAAAAACACCGCGATGCCGCCGGCGTCGAGCACGAGTGGGACGCCGAGCACAGCGGCGAAGCCTGGTTGCAGGGTCCGGTGATCCTCGCCTGGCCCGGTGTGCAGCAAAGCGGCGGTTGGGAGGCCTACAACCTGGTGATCCACGAGCTGGCGCACAAGCTGGACATGCTCAATGGCGACGCCAACGGCCTGCCGCCGCTGCATCGGCAGATGCGCATCGATGCCTGGGCCGCGGCCATGCAGGGCGCCTACGACCGGCTCAACGCCGCGCTGGACGCCAACCCGCAAGCCGAGACGCCGATCGACCCCTACGCCGCGGAAAACCCGGCGGAATTCTTCGCGGTGACCAGCGAATACTTCTTCAGCGCACCGGACGTGCTGCAGCACGCCTTTCCTGAGGTCTACGCGCAGCTCGCCGCGTTCTACCGGCAAGACCCGCTGGCACGGCTGCAACGGCTGCAACGGCTGCAGGCCGAGCATCCGGCCTATCGGGAACCCACCTGA
- the ppa gene encoding inorganic diphosphatase produces the protein MSYSKVPAGKDLPNDIYVAIEIPANHAPIKYEIDHDTDCLFVDRFMATPMFYPANYGFIPHTLADDGDPLDVLVVTPYPVAPGSVIRCRPVGVLNMTDEAGGDAKLIAVPHDKLTQLYKDVKEYTDLPPLLIEQIKHFFENYKDLEKGKWVKVEGWEGADAARAAINKAVAAYQK, from the coding sequence ATGAGCTACAGCAAAGTCCCGGCCGGCAAAGACCTGCCGAACGACATCTACGTCGCCATCGAGATCCCGGCCAACCACGCGCCGATCAAGTACGAGATCGATCACGACACCGACTGCCTGTTCGTCGACCGCTTCATGGCCACCCCGATGTTCTACCCGGCCAACTACGGGTTCATCCCGCACACCCTGGCCGACGACGGCGACCCCCTCGACGTGCTGGTCGTGACCCCCTATCCGGTCGCCCCGGGTTCGGTCATCCGCTGCCGTCCGGTCGGCGTGCTGAACATGACCGACGAAGCCGGCGGCGACGCCAAGCTGATCGCCGTCCCGCACGACAAGCTGACTCAGCTGTACAAGGACGTTAAGGAATACACCGACCTGCCGCCGCTGCTGATCGAGCAGATCAAGCATTTCTTCGAGAACTACAAGGATCTCGAGAAGGGCAAGTGGGTCAAGGTCGAAGGCTGGGAAGGCGCCGACGCCGCCCGCGCCGCGATCAACAAGGCGGTTGCGGCTTACCAGAAGTAA